The following are from one region of the Hymenobacter radiodurans genome:
- a CDS encoding OmpA family protein has protein sequence MINTRESEVSPFYHPMYNVLYFSSRGQLLNYGDFDIYKSYRVQGRWQEPRNVGPLVNGKGSEYYFTIDGDSKNLYYARSEVKDLKNLDLYSFPLPMEAQPLATTHVEGVLADSVTKKPLGGIVSIIDTDNGIEVASKYLRPDGSFDFDLIEGSRYVMLIQSPDFFSVEKQFELKGDTLMRLLTNSIDYRLPLIFRNIEFDQGKSTILPSMHKTLDQITLYMVDHPTFRLSISGHTDSSGDPDVNVALSQDRAQAIRNYIEQKGKLKPNRIDNTGYGSTQPLREEKTEEDSRFNRRVEFRLIKPEESKDAGAGW, from the coding sequence GTGATAAATACCCGCGAAAGCGAAGTCAGTCCTTTTTACCACCCCATGTACAATGTGCTGTATTTCAGCTCTAGGGGGCAATTATTGAACTACGGCGACTTCGATATTTATAAGAGCTACCGTGTGCAAGGTCGTTGGCAGGAGCCGCGCAACGTGGGGCCGCTAGTGAATGGCAAAGGCTCGGAGTATTACTTCACCATCGATGGCGACTCCAAGAATCTGTACTACGCCCGCTCGGAGGTAAAAGACCTCAAGAACCTTGACCTCTACTCGTTTCCGCTCCCGATGGAGGCGCAGCCACTGGCTACTACGCACGTGGAAGGCGTGCTAGCCGACTCAGTAACCAAGAAGCCGCTAGGGGGCATTGTCAGCATTATCGACACGGATAATGGCATTGAGGTAGCCAGTAAATATCTGCGCCCCGACGGCTCATTCGATTTTGATTTAATTGAAGGCTCACGCTATGTAATGCTGATTCAAAGCCCGGATTTCTTCAGCGTGGAGAAGCAATTTGAATTGAAAGGCGACACGTTAATGCGCCTGCTTACCAACTCCATTGACTATCGCCTGCCCCTAATTTTCCGCAATATTGAGTTCGATCAGGGAAAATCTACTATCCTGCCATCCATGCATAAGACGCTGGATCAGATTACGTTGTATATGGTCGATCATCCCACGTTCCGACTTAGCATTTCAGGCCACACCGACTCCAGCGGCGACCCAGATGTGAATGTGGCCCTTTCGCAGGATCGAGCCCAGGCCATTCGCAATTACATTGAGCAGAAGGGCAAGCTCAAACCCAACCGCATCGATAATACGGGGTACGGTAGCACGCAGCCCTTACGAGAAGAGAAAACCGAAGAAGATAGCCGCTTTAACCGCCGAGTGGAGTTTCGATTGATTAAGCCCGAAGAAAGCAAAGACGCGGGCGCGGGCTGGTAG
- the lon gene encoding endopeptidase La, whose amino-acid sequence MAEDPAEMVSIIATDPDQTLSGQDAPDVLPLLPVRNTVLFPGVVLPVTVTRKKSIRLVRKAYRGNKIVGVLAQKNTQSDDPTLADLYEVGTMARILKLLVLPDGNTTIIIQGQSRFKVEEVQQDSPYLTARVSYFPETFPNKTSKEVKGLVASLKDAAAKMLKLNPEIPQEAQVALDNIESPAFLTHFLSSNINVEVGLKQKLLEINDGVERGTRLLEMMMKEIQLLEIKHEIQSKVHTDIDQQQRDYFLRQQIKVLQDELGFDGPDQELEKLRARAKDKKWPPAVAKHFAKEVDKLSRVNPAAAEYPMSVNYVEFLLDLPWSEYTKDNFNLTRTRKILDQDHYGLEKVKDRIIEYLAVLKLKQDMKAPILCLYGPPGVGKTSLGRSVAKALGRKYVRMSLGGVRDEAEIRGHRKTYVGAMPGRLIAQIKKAGASNPVIILDEIDKVGADFRGDPQSALLEVLDPEQNSTFTDNYLEVEYDLSKVLFIATANALDTIHPALRDRMEIIDLTGYTLEEKTQIAKKHLWPKVLHENGLTPKDVSITQPALQRVVDDYTRESGVRGLERKLGSVARNIAKSKALKEAHVAVLEPKDISRILGAATFDRDLYQDNETAGVVTGLAWTSVGGDILFIESLLSRGRGKVTLSGQLGDVMKESAVTALSYLRSRADSLGIDHRLFDQYDLHIHFPEGAVPKDGPSAGIAIFTSIASVFTQRKIRSHLAMTGEITLRGKVLPVGGIKEKILAAKRAGIRDVILCDKNRKDIQEISAEYLKDLTIHYAARVDDVLKVALLDELVANPIKLTVRDEPAPALYGPSVEVS is encoded by the coding sequence ATGGCTGAAGATCCCGCCGAGATGGTGTCCATCATTGCCACTGATCCAGATCAGACCCTTTCCGGGCAGGATGCGCCCGACGTACTGCCCCTGTTGCCCGTACGAAATACTGTGCTGTTTCCGGGTGTGGTATTACCCGTTACCGTAACGCGCAAAAAGAGCATCCGGCTGGTACGCAAAGCGTACCGCGGCAATAAAATTGTGGGCGTTTTGGCCCAAAAGAATACCCAAAGCGACGACCCCACGCTCGCCGACTTGTATGAAGTGGGCACAATGGCCCGCATCCTGAAGCTGTTGGTGTTACCCGATGGCAACACAACCATCATTATCCAGGGGCAAAGCCGATTTAAGGTAGAAGAAGTGCAGCAGGACAGCCCTTACCTAACGGCTCGCGTCAGCTACTTCCCCGAAACGTTTCCTAACAAGACCTCTAAGGAGGTAAAAGGCTTGGTGGCGTCGCTGAAAGATGCGGCTGCGAAGATGCTTAAGCTCAATCCTGAAATTCCACAGGAGGCCCAGGTAGCGTTGGATAACATCGAGTCGCCGGCTTTCCTTACCCATTTTCTGTCCTCGAATATTAACGTGGAGGTGGGGTTGAAGCAGAAGCTGCTGGAAATTAATGATGGCGTGGAGCGGGGCACGCGCCTGCTGGAAATGATGATGAAGGAGATTCAGCTGTTGGAAATTAAGCACGAGATCCAGAGCAAGGTTCATACAGACATCGATCAGCAGCAGCGGGATTATTTCCTGCGCCAGCAAATCAAGGTGCTCCAGGACGAGCTTGGCTTTGATGGCCCCGACCAAGAGCTAGAGAAGCTGCGTGCTCGTGCGAAGGATAAAAAATGGCCCCCAGCCGTTGCCAAGCACTTTGCTAAAGAGGTAGATAAACTAAGTCGCGTAAACCCCGCAGCGGCTGAGTACCCGATGAGCGTGAACTACGTGGAGTTTCTCCTCGATTTGCCATGGTCGGAGTACACTAAGGATAATTTCAATCTGACTCGTACCCGCAAAATCCTTGACCAAGACCACTATGGCTTGGAAAAGGTGAAGGACCGCATTATTGAGTATTTGGCTGTGCTGAAGCTTAAGCAGGACATGAAGGCGCCGATTTTGTGCCTCTATGGCCCTCCCGGAGTGGGTAAAACCTCTTTAGGACGCTCGGTGGCAAAGGCACTTGGGCGCAAATATGTGCGAATGAGCCTGGGCGGTGTGCGCGACGAGGCCGAGATTCGGGGGCATCGCAAAACCTACGTGGGCGCCATGCCGGGTCGTCTTATTGCCCAGATTAAGAAGGCGGGAGCTTCAAACCCGGTTATTATTCTGGATGAGATTGATAAAGTAGGCGCTGACTTCCGGGGCGACCCGCAGTCGGCACTGCTAGAAGTACTCGATCCGGAGCAGAACTCAACCTTCACTGACAACTATCTGGAGGTGGAGTACGACCTGTCGAAGGTGCTGTTCATTGCTACCGCTAATGCGTTGGACACCATTCATCCGGCGCTGCGCGACCGGATGGAAATCATTGACTTGACAGGCTACACGCTGGAAGAAAAAACGCAGATTGCTAAGAAGCACCTGTGGCCTAAAGTGCTCCACGAAAACGGCTTAACGCCAAAGGATGTGAGCATCACCCAGCCCGCTTTGCAGCGTGTTGTCGATGATTATACCCGCGAGTCGGGGGTGCGTGGCTTGGAGCGCAAGCTTGGATCGGTAGCCCGCAACATTGCCAAAAGCAAAGCTTTGAAAGAGGCACACGTTGCGGTGCTAGAGCCGAAAGATATAAGCCGCATTCTCGGGGCCGCTACTTTCGACCGGGACCTGTATCAGGACAACGAAACGGCTGGCGTGGTGACGGGCTTAGCCTGGACGTCGGTAGGGGGTGATATTCTCTTTATCGAAAGCCTGCTGAGTCGTGGCCGGGGCAAAGTGACGCTTTCTGGTCAGCTGGGCGATGTAATGAAGGAGTCGGCCGTTACTGCCTTGTCGTATTTGCGCAGCCGCGCCGATTCGTTGGGCATCGACCACCGCCTTTTCGACCAATACGATCTGCACATTCACTTCCCGGAAGGCGCCGTTCCCAAAGATGGACCGAGTGCGGGTATTGCTATTTTCACCAGCATTGCCTCAGTGTTTACGCAGCGTAAAATCCGTTCGCACCTAGCTATGACGGGCGAGATTACCCTGCGCGGTAAAGTGCTGCCGGTGGGCGGAATCAAAGAAAAGATACTGGCTGCCAAGCGGGCCGGCATTCGGGATGTTATTCTCTGCGATAAGAACCGAAAAGACATTCAGGAGATTTCGGCCGAGTATCTCAAGGATCTGACTATTCACTACGCTGCCCGCGTCGATGATGTGCTGAAAGTAGCGCTGCTGGACGAGTTGGTAGCTAATCCCATTAAGCTTACCGTGCGCGACGAGCCTGCGCCAGCCTTATATGGCCCAAGCGTAGAGGTATCATAA
- the porQ gene encoding type IX secretion system protein PorQ — protein MIRLLPSRLLLGFSGLVLGAILASQPVAAQIGGQQAFTFLNLPPSAKLAGLGGVNVSSRDADATMIYGNPALLNADMDGRLALGYVDYLSDIKQSTAAYVFNTKSFGRLGVGLTYLNYGRFEQFDAAGNSLGEFSVNEYALGVSDAYTSGNFTLAGTLKLAVSGIAGNHSLAALADVGGIFKHPSQDFTVGLTVRNVGYQLQPYAGADREPMPLDVQIGASFKPEYMPLRLSITAHHLQQLDIVYLDPNQRGQLDDNGVEIKPKKSLGDKIARHFVVGGEVLFSKNFHLRAGYNHLQRRELRLENTSAGAGLSFGAMLRISEFQLDYTRAYYHASGAANYFTVARNLDSLFNKQNSN, from the coding sequence ATGATTCGATTGCTGCCCTCTCGTTTATTGCTCGGCTTCTCTGGTTTGGTGCTGGGAGCAATCTTAGCCAGCCAGCCGGTGGCCGCGCAGATTGGGGGCCAGCAGGCATTCACCTTTCTGAATTTGCCCCCCAGTGCCAAGCTAGCTGGGTTGGGCGGCGTAAACGTCAGCTCCCGCGACGCCGACGCGACCATGATTTACGGCAATCCAGCCCTGCTCAACGCTGACATGGATGGCCGCTTAGCACTCGGCTACGTTGATTACCTGTCTGATATCAAGCAGAGTACGGCCGCTTACGTTTTCAATACCAAATCATTTGGCCGACTGGGCGTTGGGCTCACGTATTTAAACTACGGCAGGTTTGAGCAGTTTGATGCTGCCGGTAATAGCCTAGGTGAATTCTCAGTCAATGAATACGCCCTCGGTGTGTCGGATGCTTACACCAGCGGCAACTTCACGCTGGCCGGTACGCTCAAACTCGCTGTGTCTGGTATTGCCGGCAATCATTCGCTGGCCGCGCTGGCTGATGTGGGGGGCATTTTTAAACATCCATCGCAGGATTTTACGGTCGGCCTCACGGTGCGCAATGTGGGCTACCAACTCCAGCCGTATGCCGGCGCCGACCGCGAACCCATGCCGCTCGATGTGCAGATTGGAGCTTCATTCAAACCGGAATACATGCCCTTGCGCCTCTCTATCACGGCGCACCATCTCCAGCAGTTGGATATTGTATACCTCGACCCAAACCAGCGCGGACAACTCGACGATAATGGCGTTGAAATCAAGCCTAAAAAGTCGCTCGGGGACAAAATAGCTCGCCACTTTGTGGTAGGGGGCGAAGTATTGTTCAGTAAGAACTTTCACCTGCGCGCGGGCTACAACCATTTGCAACGCCGCGAACTGCGCCTCGAAAACACGTCGGCGGGAGCAGGGTTAAGCTTTGGAGCAATGCTGCGTATCAGCGAATTTCAGCTCGACTATACCCGCGCTTACTATCACGCATCGGGGGCAGCCAACTACTTCACTGTGGCCCGTAATCTGGACTCGCTTTTTAATAAGCAGAATAGCAATTGA